The region AACCAGTTCAACCGATACCTGAGGGGATCCAACCGCAGGCCGCTCCTTGCCCACGGTTGGCGATCCGCATCCCAGATCCTCCGCCATTATCAGGACGTGGTGTAACACATGATTGACAAATCTACACGGTCAGTCGAGCCGATTGGGCGGCGGAGTCGGCAGGTCGCGGAAGATGGGAAGGTAGGTCCGCCATGTCTCGTTCCGCGCGCCGTCGAGGTACTTCGTGAGGCTGATGAACGGCACGTAACGCGGCCTGCGAGGACGGTTTGCCAGTCTCATATTCGCCTTGTCGAGCGTCTTGTCGCCCTTGCGGGAATTGCACTTCTTGCAGCAGCAGACGAGATTGTCCCAACTGGACAACCCCCCGAGCCTCTTTGGGATGACGTGATCAATCGTCAGATCCCTGGCTTGGTGTCCGCAGTACTGGCATGTGTAGTTGTCGCGCGCGAATACGCTCCGGCGGGAGAGCCTGAGTTCCGGCAGCGGCCGCTTGACGTGGTGACGCAGCTTGACCACGGAGGGCGAGTCGACGACTCCGTCAATCGTGTTGACCACCGCGTCATGGGTGTGCAGCACTTCCGCCTTGCCGAGAAAGACGAGGCAGATGGCGCGCCGCAGGTTGCACACGTTCAGCGGTTCGTAATCATTGTTGAGCACCAGGACTTCGTAACTCATGTCGGCTTGCAGGTTCTCCTCTCTAAGGCGGTCGTCAGGGGACCTCGGCATGCTCTCAAAATCAAAAAACCCGCCAGGCTCCATCGGGCACAAGCGGGCTTACGCGCACAGCATCGAGTTATGCGGTTTACGGAGACGAAAGACGCCATCCTCGGCCAGCCGAAGCAGATCGGCGGTCAGGCCGCCCAAGTCGTCGGGCGATATGCTCTTGTAGTCGGCGTTCATGCGCACTCAGACTACCCCTGTGGGAATGCTACGGTGGGATTATACCAGAATCCCGATGCCTCGTCAATACCCGGTCGAACAGGGTAGGCCCTCCACTCGCATTTCCGGGCGCACGCCACTATAATATGTCTGCTGGAGGGCTAGAGCAAATGAAGCATATCCTAGCGATAGACCAGGGTACGACGGGAAGCCGGGCGATCGTCTACGACAGAGAGGGGCGCCAGGTTGCAGCGGCTTACCGGGAGTTCACCCAGCGCTTCCCGAGGCCGGGATGGGTCGAGCACGACCCGGAGGAGATCTGGCAGAGTGTCGAGACCGCCCGCCGAGAGGTCCTCGATCAGGTTCCAGCCTCCTCGATCGCTGCGATCGGGATCACGAACCAGCGGGAGACCACCATTGTCTGGGACCGGGAAACCGGTGAGCCGGTCTACAACGCGATCGTGTGGCAGTGCCGCCGGACCGCCGACCGCTGCGACCAGATCAATCGCGCTCCCGGCGAGACCGAGTTCTTCCGCGAGCGAACCGGCCTCCCGGTGGACGCCTATTTCTCCGCCACGAAGATCGAATGGATACTCCGAAACGTCGCCGGCGCGCGGGAGAAGGCCGACGCTGGGCGGCTGCTCTTCGGAACGACGGACTCGTGGATACTTTGGAAACTCACGGGCGGCAAGGTCCATGCCACGGACTTCACCAACG is a window of Armatimonadota bacterium DNA encoding:
- a CDS encoding HNH endonuclease, whose protein sequence is MSYEVLVLNNDYEPLNVCNLRRAICLVFLGKAEVLHTHDAVVNTIDGVVDSPSVVKLRHHVKRPLPELRLSRRSVFARDNYTCQYCGHQARDLTIDHVIPKRLGGLSSWDNLVCCCKKCNSRKGDKTLDKANMRLANRPRRPRYVPFISLTKYLDGARNETWRTYLPIFRDLPTPPPNRLD